The DNA segment AGATGGACGGGGAGTTCCCGATCGACGTCTTCCAGACCGGTAGTGGTACTTCCAGCAACATGAACGTCAACGAAGTGATCAGCAATCGTGCGATTGAAATCATCGGTGGCGATCGCCTGGCAGCCGCCAAGCCGATTCACCCGAACGATCACGTCAACATGGGCCAAAGCACGAACGATACGTTTCCGACGGCCATTCACGTAGCTGTCGCGATGCAGATCAAGTCGAACTTGATCCCAGCGCTGACCAAGCTGCACAAGGCACTCGATGAAAAGGCCAAGGCTTGGGACAAGATCATCAAGATCGGTCGCACGCACTTGATGGACGCCACGCCCCTTCGCTTGGGTCAGGAATTCGGTGGCTTCGCACGCCAGATCGCTTTGTCGATCAAGCGTGCCGAAATCGCCTTGGAATCGGTGCTCGAACTTCCTGTCGGTGGTACGGCCGTTGGTACCGGGATCAATACCCATCCGCAGTTCTCGGAGAAGGTTTGTGCGGCCCTGGCCGAAGGGCTCGACATTCCGTTCATCGAAGCGGTCGACCACTTTGAAGCGAACGCCAACCGCGATGGCCTGGTTCAGTGTCACGGCGAATTAAAGACGATCGCCACCACGCTGTTTGGTCTGGCCAACAGCATTCGTTGGCTGGGCAGTGGTCCACGCTGCGGCTTCTTTGAAGTCATCCTGCCAGATCGTCAACCAGGCAGCAGTATCATGCCAGGTAAGGTGAACCCGGTCATGAGCGAAAGCATGATGCAGGCTTCCGCCAAGGTGGTTGGCAACGATGGCTGCATGTCGCTGTGCGGTGCCGCTGGTGGCAACTTCCAGCTCAACATCATGATGCCGATCATGGGGCACACGGTCCTGGAGAGCATTCACTTGCTGGCCAACTCGTGCAATGCCTTCGTCGACTTCTGCATCGATGGCCTGGAAGCGAACGAAGAAAAGTGCAACGCCGCCGTCGAGCAAAGCTTGTCGATGTGCACCAGCCTCAACCCGCTGATCGGTTACGACAAAGCCGCGAAGATGGCTAAAGACGCCTTCAAGAGCGGCAAGACCATTCGCGAACTGGCCGAGGAACAAGGCGAGATCAAACCTGCCGAGCTGAAAGACGCCCTCGATCCGTGGAAGATGACCTTCCCGCACGAGTAAGCGCAATTTAGTTTGCTTGCTAAGAAACGCAGTTATAAACTGGCCCTCAGGCAGGAACCCTCTGCCTGAGGGCTTTTTCGTTCTTGGACTTTGAAAGGAATGAACGATGCGTTATCTCGTTGTGTTTGCTGCGCTG comes from the Bremerella sp. JC817 genome and includes:
- a CDS encoding class II fumarate hydratase, encoding MSEFRVEKDSMGEVQVPANAYYSAQTQRAVENFPISGWTLPPALVHAMGWVKYACAIANRDLGKLTGTGKNPLNDDQVKALLDACIEVREGKMDGEFPIDVFQTGSGTSSNMNVNEVISNRAIEIIGGDRLAAAKPIHPNDHVNMGQSTNDTFPTAIHVAVAMQIKSNLIPALTKLHKALDEKAKAWDKIIKIGRTHLMDATPLRLGQEFGGFARQIALSIKRAEIALESVLELPVGGTAVGTGINTHPQFSEKVCAALAEGLDIPFIEAVDHFEANANRDGLVQCHGELKTIATTLFGLANSIRWLGSGPRCGFFEVILPDRQPGSSIMPGKVNPVMSESMMQASAKVVGNDGCMSLCGAAGGNFQLNIMMPIMGHTVLESIHLLANSCNAFVDFCIDGLEANEEKCNAAVEQSLSMCTSLNPLIGYDKAAKMAKDAFKSGKTIRELAEEQGEIKPAELKDALDPWKMTFPHE